From a region of the Tachysurus fulvidraco isolate hzauxx_2018 chromosome 5, HZAU_PFXX_2.0, whole genome shotgun sequence genome:
- the cldn10e gene encoding claudin-10: MEVRVMQIWGFFLTAMGWIFIACSLAMEGWKVAAVGGQGGSSVVYITWYWSSLWRTCSTTANAVSNCYDFPMLWSVENYVQIVRALLMGGVSIGMLGFILSLVGMECTYIGGKQKEKNRAIFTGSLCHMTSGVLSAAGYAVYARNITAEFFNPSFELKFDLGTPLFVGWAGCIFQFTGGLLYMVSIYKLWSLDRRKFVDIAPAEAVALQSIPTNISISSEPSRSTVSKLSLKSSSTVSCDSDNSHHLSKA, encoded by the exons ATGGAAGTCCGTGTAATGCAGATTTGGGGATTTTTTCTGACTGCAATGGGCTGGATATTCATTGCTTGTTCTTTAGCTATGGAGGGATGGAAGGTGGCTGCTGTTGGTGGCCAGGGTGGCAGCTCTGTTGTCTACATTACTTGGTATTGGTCCAGTCTGTGGCGGACTTGCTCCACTACCGCTAATGCCGTCTCCAACTGCTATGACTTTCCAATGCTCTGGTCCGTTGAGA ATTATGTCCAGATTGTGAGGGCACTACTAATGGGTGGAGTATCCATTGGCATGCTGGGGTTCATTCTGAGCTTAGTAGGGATGGAATGCACATACATAGGGGgcaaacagaaagagaagaacAGAGCCATCTTCACTGGAAGCCTCTGTCATATGACCAGTG GTGTGTTGTCTGCAGCTGGGTATGCAGTCTATGCTCGCAACATTACAGCAGAATTCTTCAACCCTAGTTTTGAATTAAA gTTTGATCTTGGCACACCATTGTTTGTTGGATGGGCTGGCTGTATATTTCAGTTCACAGGAGGTCTCTTATACATGGTTTCAATTTATAAGCTCTGGTCTCTGGACAGGAG GAAATTTGTGGATATAGCTCCTGCTGAAGCTGTAGCCCTGCAATCCATCCCTACAAATATCTCCATCTCTTCTGAGCCTAGCAGATCCACTGTGTCTAAGCTCTCCTTAAAATCATCTTCCACTGTGTCTTGTGACTCAGATAACTCTCACCATCTTTCTAAAgcctga